The Mytilus trossulus isolate FHL-02 chromosome 3, PNRI_Mtr1.1.1.hap1, whole genome shotgun sequence genome contains a region encoding:
- the LOC134712690 gene encoding protein unc-93 homolog A-like — MSTLSPFDISGLGKGFGLFRPRRPSYTYATQTTELAYLGQYGRQRTESYRYAVRKSTSDPEEQTDFIEGLVTNRRNRKESYLNALKSDENSVTLQQDKEPIIGNNIPKVNIDVAPRHSKEHISELKTVIAKRTSICEPLTVCISDEAKHDEKASEILTSDTPMNMHGNNVNELQRETETPVSELSSNVPSVVVFTFRKNLVFLCISFIMLFSAFRAIQNLQSSINTKDHLGIISMACLHGTMFLTCLWAPSMINKVSAKWAIVCGMCSFLIWTGANIYPKFYTLIPSAVLCGCGQGILWTAEVSYVLKLAFDSSKITRNGLDKQVFRFHGIFLACFQTTHIWGNLLSSLIFQYFEVPSTLELDYGPMVDLNYSDVTKSCGVLYPCVIPEYNQQTGLDMFPVIWKLMCAYLVIAFMGFCLIFFCLDRIGARIDPEKTGRQIFIQHVTLLTTHKTFRLLIPLLIFSGLQQGFVFADFNQAYVTCALGEKYVGYSMIVMGAANVLGAIVVAICAKHIPREVVFAIGGIIHMGIMIGFLIWIPDQSKHIHFLLAASWGVCDAVWQTQCNTLICITCVEEADIAFANYRMLQAFGLMFAFLSGTFMCVEGKLYMLMIVLVIAIMFYVLAEYKVRQVENDVFDEPSNE, encoded by the exons ATGTCGACTTTATCGCCATTTGATATAAGTGGGCTCGGCAAAGGGTTTGGATTATTTAGGCCAAGGCGGCCTAGTTATACATATGCAACACAGACGACTGAACTAGCATACTTAGGTCAATATGGCCGACAAAGAACAGAAAGTTACAGATATGCTGTTCGAAAAAGTACAAGTGACCCCGAGGAGCAGACGGATTTTATTGAAGGATTAGTAACAAACAGAAGAAATCGCAAAGAAAGTTACTTAAATGCACTGAAAAGTGATGAAAATTCGGTGACTCTACAACAAGACAAGGAACCTATCATAGGAAACAATATTCCAAAGGTAAATATTGATGTAGCACCTAGACATTCAAAAGAACATATCAGTGAACTTAAAACAGTTATTGCCAAGAGAACATCAATATGCGAACCTCTTACGGTATGCATTTCAGATGAAGCAAAACACGACGAAAAAGCGAGTGAAATTCTTACTTCCGATACACCCATGAACATGCATGGTAACAATGTGAACGAATTACAACGAGAAACTGAAACCCCTGTGTCAGAGTTAAGTAGTAACGTGCCATCTGTAGTAGTTTTCACATTTAGAaagaatttagtgtttttatgtattagttttataATGCTATTTTCAGCATTCAGAGCTATCCAAAACTTACAGTCTTCCATTAATACAAAGGATCATCTAGGCATTATATCAATGGCATGTTTACACGGGACCATGTTCTTGACTTGCTTGTGGGCTCCAAGCATGATTAACAAAGTATCTGCTAAATGGGCTATTGTTTGTGGTATGTGTAGTTTTCTTATTTGGACCGGTGCTAATATCTATCCAAAGTTTTACACACTAATTCCCTCTGCAGTATTATGTGGTTGTGGACAAGGAATATTATGGACGGCTGAGGTTTCTTATGTTCTAAAATTAGCTTTTGATTCCTCGAAAATAACACGTAACGGTTTAGATAAACAAGTGTTTAGATTTCATGGCATATTTTTAGCCTGTTTTCAGACGACACATATTTGGGGAAACCTATTATCGTCGTTAATATTTCAGTATTTTGAGGTACCGTCGACTCTTGAACTAGATTACGGTCCGATGGTAGATTTAAACTATTCTGACGTCACTAAATCATGCGGAGTTCTTTATCCTTGTGTCATACCAGAATATAATCAGCAAACTG gtcTGGATATGTTTCCGGTGATATGGAAGCTGATGTGTGCCTATTTAGTAATTGCTTTTATGGGATTTTGCCTTATTTTCTTCTGCTTGGATAGAATTGGTGCTAGAATAGATCCAGAAAAGACAGGACGTCAG atttttatCCAGCACGTGACTTTACTGACAACACACAAAACATTTCGTCTTTTGATTCCACTTCTTATTTTTAGTGGCTTGCAGCAAGGGTTTGTGTTCGCTGATTTCAATcag GCATATGTGACGTGTGCACTGGGAGAAAAGTATGTTGGATACTCAATGATTGTAATGGGTGCTGCAAACGTGCTCGGAGCAATAGTTGTTGCTATATGTGCTAAACATATACCTAGAGAGGTTGTGTTTGCCATCGGTGGAATTATTCATATGGGTATAATGATAGGGTTTCTGATATGGATTCCAGATCAATCGAAGCACATTCATTTTCTATTAGCAGCCTCATGGGGAGTATGTGACGCTGTATGGCAAACCCAATGCAACA CTTTGATTTGTATCACATGTGTAGAGGAAGCGGACATAGCGTTTGCTAATTACCGGATGCTTCAGGCGTTTGGATTGATGTTTGCTTTCTTGTCGGGAACTTTCATGTGTGTAGAAGGAAAACTATATATGCTGATGATTGTCCTTGTCATTGCTATAATGTTCTATGTGCTAGCCGAGTATAAAGTTAGACAAGTAGAAAATGACGTTTTTGACGAACCTTCGAACGAATAA